In a genomic window of Nakamurella alba:
- a CDS encoding SRPBCC family protein → MISVERHLECGAMDVFRVLDDGWLYASWVVGASRIREVEPGWPAAGHRIHHSVGVWPVLMNDVSEVLDHRPPTRMELQVRVRPWWNGVVTIEVRDERDGCVIRMTEAPVAGPARWLPRFLLAAFLRPRNNETLRRLGYLAEGGAGRRLPADGTT, encoded by the coding sequence ATGATCTCCGTCGAACGGCACCTCGAGTGCGGGGCCATGGATGTGTTCCGTGTCCTGGACGACGGCTGGCTGTACGCCTCGTGGGTGGTCGGCGCCTCCCGCATCCGGGAGGTGGAACCGGGATGGCCGGCGGCGGGACATCGGATCCATCATTCGGTCGGGGTGTGGCCCGTGCTGATGAACGATGTCAGCGAGGTGCTCGACCACCGGCCGCCGACCCGGATGGAGTTGCAGGTCCGGGTGCGTCCCTGGTGGAACGGGGTGGTCACCATCGAGGTCCGTGACGAGCGGGACGGCTGCGTCATCAGGATGACCGAGGCGCCGGTGGCCGGGCCCGCCCGATGGCTCCCCCGATTCCTGCTCGCAGCCTTCCTCCGGCCGCGGAACAACGAGACACTCCGTAGGCTCGGGTATCTCGCCGAGGGTGGAGCAGGGCGACGCCTCCCTGCGGACGGGACCACCTGA
- a CDS encoding ANTAR domain-containing protein, whose product MTITAAFDAALARLVRMDPAPARLPHRLATAARLGLDAEFPGVTAGVGVGLYVGVFHVCVAATGPEAAVAQDLQFTLGEGPGPDAHRRRLPVLASGPSFRRTWPVFYEQLTGGTPFRSVLSIPLTGAVAGSGTVDVYSEGPLAGPDVLGAAMVVAARVSEQLECFSITDDVADAPQWLANAFLESRLQISIATGMLMGATGCGAEEGLLLLRGRAFAGGIGVTELAAAIVTGEAPLHGC is encoded by the coding sequence GTGACGATCACCGCAGCATTCGACGCGGCGCTGGCCCGGCTGGTGCGCATGGATCCGGCGCCGGCGCGGTTACCGCATCGGCTGGCGACCGCGGCGCGGCTGGGCCTGGATGCCGAGTTCCCCGGAGTGACCGCCGGTGTCGGGGTCGGCCTGTACGTCGGCGTCTTCCACGTCTGCGTGGCGGCCACCGGCCCGGAGGCGGCTGTGGCGCAGGACCTCCAGTTCACCCTCGGTGAGGGGCCGGGCCCGGATGCTCACCGCCGCCGGTTGCCGGTCCTGGCGTCGGGGCCGTCGTTCCGCCGTACCTGGCCGGTGTTTTACGAGCAGCTGACAGGCGGGACGCCCTTCCGGTCCGTGCTGTCGATCCCGCTGACAGGTGCCGTGGCCGGATCCGGCACCGTCGACGTGTACTCCGAGGGGCCGCTCGCAGGCCCCGATGTCCTCGGGGCCGCGATGGTGGTCGCCGCCCGGGTCAGCGAGCAGCTCGAGTGCTTCTCGATCACCGACGACGTCGCGGATGCCCCGCAATGGCTGGCGAACGCCTTTCTGGAATCCCGCCTGCAGATCAGCATCGCCACCGGCATGCTGATGGGTGCGACCGGGTGCGGTGCCGAGGAGGGTCTGCTGTTGCTGCGCGGGCGCGCGTTCGCCGGCGGGATCGGTGTCACGGAACTGGCCGCGGCGATCGTGACAGGTGAGGCGCCGCTCCATGGATGCTGA
- a CDS encoding SDR family NAD(P)-dependent oxidoreductase translates to MAPSAVPRDAVVVVTGASSGLGRATALALASPGRRLVLAARSEASLHDVAAECVGRGAQAEVVVCDVGRTDDVEHLFDVAVAGFGRVDAVVHAPAAVAYGRFDEIPAEIFDAVITTNLLGTAYVARVALRHFRGRGEGKLVLFGSLLGKIAVPYMSPYVTSKWGVHALVRMLQIEARETPGIGISLISPGSVNTPAYSQAANVTGREGRPPPPVDPPEKIVRAVIAALGRPRREVSVGLANPLAVIGFRVMPAVYDRIVAPLMRIGGLSRRPVGRPEGTVLHPHPEGNAVHGSWNFLGRRTEH, encoded by the coding sequence ATGGCACCCTCTGCGGTTCCGCGCGACGCGGTGGTCGTCGTCACCGGCGCATCCAGCGGACTGGGCCGGGCCACGGCACTGGCCCTGGCCTCACCCGGACGCCGGCTGGTCCTCGCCGCCCGTTCGGAGGCGAGCCTGCACGACGTCGCGGCGGAGTGTGTCGGGCGTGGGGCGCAGGCCGAGGTCGTGGTCTGCGACGTGGGTCGCACGGACGACGTGGAGCACCTCTTCGATGTCGCGGTCGCCGGGTTCGGCCGCGTCGACGCCGTGGTGCACGCACCGGCCGCGGTCGCCTACGGCCGCTTCGACGAGATCCCCGCGGAGATCTTCGATGCCGTGATCACCACCAACCTCCTCGGCACCGCATACGTCGCACGCGTGGCACTGCGTCACTTCCGGGGCAGGGGCGAAGGAAAGCTGGTGCTGTTCGGCTCGCTGCTGGGCAAGATCGCGGTTCCCTACATGAGCCCGTACGTGACCTCGAAGTGGGGCGTGCACGCACTGGTGCGGATGCTGCAGATCGAGGCCCGGGAAACGCCGGGGATCGGTATCAGCCTGATCTCACCAGGGAGCGTCAACACTCCCGCCTACAGTCAGGCCGCCAACGTGACCGGCCGCGAGGGCCGGCCACCTCCGCCCGTCGACCCACCCGAGAAGATCGTCCGGGCGGTGATCGCCGCGCTCGGCCGGCCACGCCGGGAGGTCTCCGTCGGTCTCGCGAACCCGTTGGCAGTCATCGGGTTCCGCGTGATGCCGGCCGTCTACGACCGCATCGTCGCGCCGCTGATGAGGATCGGTGGCCTGTCCCGCCGGCCCGTCGGACGTCCGGAGGGAACGGTGCTGCACCCGCATCCCGAGGGCAATGCCGTGCACGGGTCGTGGAACTTCCTCGGCCGGCGCACGGAGCACTGA
- a CDS encoding zinc-dependent alcohol dehydrogenase — protein sequence MRAVTWHGKRDVRVDDVPDPAIQEPTDAVVRITSTAICGSDLHLYEVLGPYMTSGDVLGHEPMGIVEEVGPAVTGLSRGDRVVVPFNISCGHCTMCRRNLQSQCETTQNRDQGKGASLFGYTSLYGAVPGGQAEYLRVPQAQYGPIKVSADGPDERYLFLSDILPTAWQAVQYANLPSDGVLCVFGLGPVGQFAARIGRHLGHRVVAVEPVAERRTMAERHGIETFDPSDVDDVPQVLHDLTGGDGPDAVIDAVGMEAHGGTGAGVAKVAQAATGLLPDKLAHKLIENIGVDRLTALHQAILAVRRGGTLSISGVYGGTADPLPMMDMFDKQLQIRMGQCNVRAWIDDILPLVEDPADPLGVLDLTTHTVPLEDAPEAYRTFQEKADGCIKVVLRP from the coding sequence ATGCGCGCAGTGACCTGGCACGGCAAGCGGGACGTCCGAGTGGACGACGTCCCGGATCCGGCCATCCAGGAGCCGACGGACGCCGTCGTGCGCATCACCTCGACCGCGATCTGCGGCTCCGATCTCCACCTCTACGAGGTGCTCGGCCCGTACATGACGAGCGGGGACGTGCTCGGCCACGAGCCGATGGGCATCGTCGAGGAGGTCGGCCCGGCGGTGACCGGCCTGTCCCGCGGCGACCGGGTGGTGGTGCCGTTCAACATCTCCTGCGGGCACTGCACCATGTGCCGGCGAAACCTGCAGTCGCAGTGCGAGACCACACAGAACCGGGACCAGGGCAAAGGCGCGTCGCTGTTCGGCTACACCTCGCTGTACGGCGCGGTGCCCGGCGGCCAGGCCGAGTACCTGCGGGTGCCGCAGGCCCAGTACGGGCCCATCAAGGTCAGCGCGGACGGCCCCGACGAGCGTTACCTGTTCCTGTCCGACATCCTGCCCACTGCCTGGCAGGCCGTGCAGTACGCGAACCTGCCCAGCGACGGGGTGTTGTGCGTCTTCGGGCTGGGACCGGTAGGCCAGTTCGCCGCCCGGATCGGGCGGCACCTGGGTCATCGCGTCGTCGCGGTGGAACCTGTCGCCGAGCGGCGCACCATGGCCGAGCGGCACGGCATCGAGACCTTCGACCCGTCCGACGTCGACGACGTCCCGCAGGTCCTGCACGACCTCACCGGCGGTGACGGTCCGGACGCGGTGATCGACGCGGTCGGCATGGAGGCACACGGCGGGACCGGTGCCGGCGTCGCGAAAGTCGCGCAGGCGGCCACCGGGCTGCTGCCGGACAAGCTGGCGCACAAGCTGATCGAGAACATCGGTGTCGACCGGCTCACCGCGCTGCACCAGGCGATCCTCGCCGTCCGTCGCGGCGGCACGCTGTCGATCAGCGGGGTCTACGGCGGAACCGCCGACCCGCTGCCGATGATGGACATGTTCGACAAGCAGTTGCAGATCCGCATGGGCCAGTGCAACGTCCGTGCCTGGATCGACGACATCCTTCCGCTGGTCGAGGATCCGGCCGACCCGCTCGGTGTACTCGACCTGACGACGCACACCGTTCCGCTCGAGGACGCACCCGAGGCCTACCGGACCTTCCAGGAGAAGGCCGACGGCTGCATCAAGGTCGTGCTGCGGCCCTGA
- a CDS encoding NAD(P)/FAD-dependent oxidoreductase — translation MAGAGLVVVGSGPAAVAAAGAYRDAQGDGPVRLVTEDPDLPYERPRLSKDVLRGDTPVVDTVLHDPQFYRDRDIELVLSSRVTELRPDSRAVLLADGRAMDFATCVLATGSTPVRPDIPGARHAHVLRSRRDAIDLVDAAERAATAVVVGSGFVGCEAAASLAGRGVAVTLVSHVLPQQRRLGAWVSRRIAEWLHQDGVRLRVGDDVSAIAPDHVLTSAGQRLPADLVLLATGVTPRAELAAAAGLSLSDGRISVSADMRTSHPAVLAAGDVVFARNTAAGRSLTVEHWGDADAMGEVAGRTAAGLTAEWAQPPGFWSTIGSRTLKYTAWGDGYDEVDIDDDGDGFTVRYGRHGELVGVLTHHRDEDYERGQGEVARRSPW, via the coding sequence ATGGCAGGTGCAGGACTGGTGGTCGTCGGCAGTGGCCCTGCCGCAGTCGCCGCGGCAGGGGCCTACCGGGATGCGCAGGGCGACGGACCGGTCCGACTGGTCACCGAGGACCCGGACCTGCCGTACGAACGTCCGCGGCTGTCGAAGGACGTGCTGCGGGGCGACACCCCTGTCGTCGACACGGTTCTGCACGACCCGCAGTTCTACCGGGACCGTGACATCGAACTGGTGCTCTCGAGCCGGGTCACCGAACTGCGACCGGACAGCCGCGCGGTGCTGCTGGCCGACGGCCGTGCGATGGACTTCGCCACATGCGTGCTGGCCACCGGCAGCACGCCGGTGCGCCCGGACATCCCCGGCGCCCGGCACGCTCACGTCCTGCGTTCCCGGCGCGACGCGATCGACCTGGTCGACGCCGCAGAGCGCGCCGCGACCGCGGTGGTGGTCGGGTCCGGTTTCGTAGGATGCGAAGCAGCCGCCTCGCTGGCAGGCCGGGGTGTGGCGGTCACCCTGGTGAGTCACGTACTCCCGCAGCAACGACGCCTGGGCGCCTGGGTCAGCCGGCGCATCGCCGAGTGGTTGCACCAGGACGGCGTCCGGCTGCGCGTCGGGGACGATGTCTCCGCCATCGCCCCCGACCACGTCCTCACCTCGGCAGGTCAGAGGTTGCCCGCCGACCTGGTGTTGCTGGCCACGGGTGTCACCCCACGGGCCGAGCTGGCCGCGGCGGCCGGCCTGTCCTTGTCCGACGGTCGGATCAGCGTGTCTGCCGACATGCGCACCAGCCACCCGGCCGTGCTGGCGGCCGGCGACGTGGTGTTCGCGAGGAACACCGCTGCGGGCCGGTCGTTGACCGTGGAGCACTGGGGCGACGCCGACGCGATGGGGGAGGTCGCCGGACGCACCGCCGCGGGACTGACCGCGGAATGGGCGCAGCCGCCCGGCTTCTGGTCGACCATCGGATCGCGGACGCTGAAGTACACCGCCTGGGGTGACGGCTACGACGAGGTCGACATCGACGACGACGGCGACGGTTTCACCGTCCGCTACGGCCGGCACGGCGAACTGGTCGGCGTGCTGACCCACCACCGGGACGAGGACTACGAGCGGGGGCAGGGGGAGGTCGCACGGCGCAGTCCCTGGTGA